From Bradyrhizobium sp. NDS-1, the proteins below share one genomic window:
- a CDS encoding 3-carboxy-cis,cis-muconate cycloisomerase, translated as MSTSLSPLLAPMLSSAAMRAVCDDRSTLQNMLDFEAALARAEAATDVIPASAVGPIEAACKADRFDMAALAEAAMRSGNLAIPLVKTLTANVGKADAEAARYVHWGATSQDVIDTATMLTLRAGIAVLDADLSRAIKGFAALARHHRNTAMVARTWLQHALPMPFGLKAAEYASSLARARCRLRRLSREGLALQFGGAAGTLAALGDKGLAVAERLAQELNLPLPEAPWHTHRDRIAEAASAFAILAGSCGKVARDVSLMMQTDVAEAFEPAGEGRGGSSTMPHKRNPVAAASALGAAIMAPQLAATIFAAQVQDHERSAGPWHAEWPTLPQLMLVTSGALAAIVDIAEGLDVDAARMRDNLDATKGLIMAEAVTFALAETMGKSDAHHLIEAASKRAIAEKKHLREVLSADPQVTAHLSPEKIAALFEPMAYQGASQALIDRLLDSLDRE; from the coding sequence ATGAGCACATCCCTCTCCCCCCTGCTCGCGCCGATGCTGTCTAGCGCCGCCATGCGCGCAGTCTGCGACGACCGGTCCACCCTGCAGAACATGCTTGATTTCGAGGCAGCTCTGGCACGCGCCGAGGCCGCCACGGATGTGATTCCGGCATCAGCGGTGGGCCCGATCGAGGCGGCATGCAAGGCCGACCGCTTCGACATGGCCGCGCTGGCGGAGGCCGCGATGCGATCGGGCAATCTGGCGATTCCCCTGGTCAAGACGCTGACCGCCAATGTCGGCAAGGCCGACGCCGAGGCCGCGCGCTACGTGCATTGGGGCGCAACCAGCCAGGACGTCATCGACACCGCGACCATGCTCACGCTGCGTGCCGGCATCGCTGTCCTGGACGCCGATCTCAGCCGCGCCATCAAGGGCTTTGCCGCACTGGCGCGCCACCATCGCAACACCGCGATGGTGGCACGGACCTGGCTCCAGCACGCGCTGCCGATGCCATTCGGCCTGAAAGCCGCCGAATACGCGTCAAGCCTCGCCCGCGCCCGCTGTCGCCTCAGGCGACTCTCCCGCGAGGGCCTCGCGCTGCAATTCGGCGGCGCCGCCGGCACGCTTGCCGCGCTCGGAGACAAGGGGCTCGCGGTCGCCGAGCGGCTGGCGCAGGAATTGAACCTGCCGCTGCCCGAAGCGCCCTGGCACACCCATCGCGACCGGATCGCGGAGGCCGCATCAGCCTTCGCGATCCTCGCTGGCAGCTGCGGCAAGGTCGCGCGCGACGTCTCGCTGATGATGCAGACTGACGTCGCCGAAGCGTTCGAGCCGGCCGGCGAAGGCCGCGGCGGCTCCTCGACCATGCCGCACAAGCGTAATCCGGTCGCCGCTGCAAGCGCGCTGGGCGCCGCCATAATGGCTCCGCAGCTTGCCGCGACGATATTCGCTGCTCAGGTGCAGGATCACGAACGCAGCGCCGGCCCCTGGCATGCGGAATGGCCGACGCTGCCGCAATTGATGCTGGTCACTTCGGGGGCGCTTGCTGCCATCGTCGACATCGCCGAAGGCCTCGACGTCGATGCTGCGCGCATGCGCGATAATCTCGACGCGACCAAGGGGCTCATCATGGCCGAGGCGGTGACCTTCGCGCTGGCCGAGACGATGGGCAAGAGCGATGCGCATCATCTGATCGAGGCCGCCAGCAAGCGCGCGATTGCCGAGAAGAAGCATCTGCGCGAGGTGCTGTCGGCCGATCCGCAGGTCACTGCGCACCTTTCTCCGGAAAAAATTGCGGCATTGTTCGAGCCGATGGCCTATCAAGGGGCTTCCCAAGCCCTGATCGACCGGCTGCTCGACAGCCTCGACCGCGAATAA
- a CDS encoding SRPBCC family protein translates to MAMTMNGEVQLAAPREAVWDKLNDPEVLKACIPGCEELERTDDGGFRATAKMKVGPVSARFKGKVTLSDLDPPNGYRISGEGEGGVAGFAKGGAVVKLAEKDGGTLLSYEVEAQIGGKLAQLGQRLINGAAKKLADEFFANFAKAVQG, encoded by the coding sequence ATGGCCATGACGATGAACGGCGAAGTCCAACTTGCGGCGCCGCGCGAGGCCGTGTGGGACAAGCTCAACGATCCCGAGGTGCTGAAGGCCTGCATCCCCGGCTGCGAGGAGCTCGAGAGGACCGATGACGGCGGCTTTCGCGCAACGGCGAAAATGAAGGTCGGGCCGGTGTCGGCACGCTTCAAGGGCAAGGTTACGCTCTCCGATCTCGACCCGCCAAACGGCTACAGGATCTCGGGTGAGGGCGAGGGCGGGGTCGCCGGCTTCGCCAAGGGGGGCGCGGTGGTCAAGCTGGCGGAGAAGGACGGCGGCACGCTGCTCTCCTACGAGGTCGAGGCGCAGATCGGCGGCAAGTTGGCGCAGCTCGGCCAACGCCTCATCAACGGCGCCGCCAAGAAACTCGCCGACGAGTTTTTCGCGAACTTCGCCAAGGCGGTACAGGGCTGA
- a CDS encoding (2Fe-2S)-binding protein codes for MAKISLIVNGNPVTANVDPRILLVQFLRENLHLTGTHVGCDTSQCGACVVHLDGKAVKSCTTLAVMADGHEVKTIEGLAADGAPLHPMQEAFREHHGLQCGFCTPGMIMTAIDIVHRKGNELDDHTIREELEGNLCRCTGYQNIVASISAGAKAMAKSDLA; via the coding sequence ATGGCAAAAATCTCCCTCATCGTGAACGGCAATCCAGTCACGGCCAACGTCGATCCCCGCATCCTGCTGGTGCAGTTCCTGCGCGAGAATCTGCACCTGACCGGCACCCATGTCGGCTGCGACACCTCGCAGTGCGGCGCCTGTGTGGTACATCTCGACGGCAAGGCCGTGAAGTCCTGCACCACGCTGGCGGTGATGGCCGATGGCCACGAGGTCAAGACGATCGAGGGGCTGGCCGCCGACGGCGCGCCGCTGCATCCGATGCAGGAGGCCTTCCGCGAGCACCATGGACTGCAGTGCGGCTTCTGCACGCCGGGCATGATCATGACTGCGATCGACATCGTGCACCGCAAGGGCAACGAGCTCGATGACCATACGATCCGGGAAGAGCTGGAAGGCAATCTCTGTCGCTGCACCGGCTACCAGAACATCGTCGCCTCGATCTCTGCCGGCGCCAAGGCGATGGCGAAATCCGATCTCGCGTAA
- a CDS encoding FAD binding domain-containing protein gives MYEFKYHRPGTVRQAANLLVKNEDAKVIAGGHTLIPVMKQRLASPPHLVDLSHIEGLNTIEMKGRSLVIGATARHAEVATSAIVGEAIPALANLASQIGDPAVRHKGTIGGSLANNDPTADYPAAVLALGATIVTNKRRLKAEEFFQGLFTTALEADEIITKVMFPLPKKAAYIKFRNQASRYALVGVFVARRPSDVRVAVTGAGSEGVFRVEAFEEALKKRFASKAIEGIEVPAEGLNSDIHGSAEYRAHLIGVLTRRALDAANAKE, from the coding sequence ATGTACGAATTCAAATATCATCGCCCCGGGACTGTCCGGCAGGCCGCCAACCTCCTGGTGAAGAACGAAGACGCCAAGGTGATCGCCGGCGGCCACACGCTGATTCCCGTCATGAAGCAGCGCCTCGCCAGCCCCCCGCATCTGGTCGACCTCTCCCACATCGAGGGGCTCAACACGATCGAGATGAAGGGCCGCTCGCTGGTGATCGGCGCCACCGCCAGGCACGCCGAGGTCGCTACCTCCGCGATCGTCGGCGAGGCGATCCCGGCGCTGGCGAATCTCGCGAGCCAGATCGGCGATCCCGCCGTGCGCCACAAGGGCACCATCGGCGGCTCGCTCGCCAATAACGACCCGACCGCCGACTATCCGGCCGCCGTGCTCGCGCTGGGCGCGACCATCGTCACCAACAAGCGTCGTCTCAAGGCCGAAGAGTTCTTCCAAGGCCTGTTCACGACCGCGCTCGAAGCCGACGAGATCATCACCAAGGTGATGTTTCCGCTGCCGAAAAAGGCGGCCTACATCAAATTCCGCAACCAGGCCTCGCGCTATGCACTGGTCGGCGTGTTCGTGGCACGGCGTCCCTCCGATGTGCGGGTTGCCGTGACCGGCGCCGGCTCCGAAGGCGTGTTCCGCGTCGAGGCGTTTGAGGAAGCATTGAAGAAGCGCTTCGCGTCAAAGGCGATCGAAGGCATCGAGGTGCCGGCCGAGGGGCTCAACAGCGACATCCACGGCAGTGCCGAATACCGCGCGCATCTCATCGGTGTGCTGACGCGGCGCGCGCTCGATGCCGCCAACGCCAAGGAGTGA
- a CDS encoding AAA family ATPase: MTSAANTSGANTSVGLPASVDAMLELLTSRGYLAERSLATVTYLSLRMGRPLFLEGEAGVGKTEIAKVLSAALGRKLIRLQCYEGLDVSSAVYEWNSAAQMIAIRMAEAAGDTDRDQLSSDIFADRYMIKRPLLQALEPDVAGPPVLLIDELDRADEAFEAYLLEILSDFQVTIPEFGTVKAPSPPIVIITSNRTREIHDALKRRCLYHWVDYPAAERELAIVKSRVPGISAKLSQQVVRFVQALRNQDFYKSPGVAETIDWATALSELDARSLTPQVVGDTLGALLKYQDDITRMQGDTLQKVLKEATSEN, encoded by the coding sequence ATGACTTCAGCGGCCAACACCTCCGGGGCCAATACTTCAGTTGGATTGCCGGCATCGGTCGATGCGATGCTCGAACTCCTGACGTCGCGCGGCTATCTCGCCGAGCGGTCGTTGGCGACGGTGACTTATCTGTCGCTGCGCATGGGACGGCCGCTGTTTCTGGAAGGCGAAGCGGGCGTCGGCAAGACCGAGATCGCCAAGGTCTTGTCGGCCGCGTTGGGGCGGAAGCTGATTCGCCTGCAGTGCTACGAAGGCCTCGATGTGTCCTCGGCGGTCTATGAGTGGAACAGCGCCGCGCAGATGATCGCGATCCGGATGGCGGAAGCCGCCGGCGACACCGATCGCGACCAGCTCTCGAGCGACATTTTCGCCGACCGCTACATGATCAAGCGGCCGCTGCTGCAGGCGCTGGAGCCCGACGTTGCGGGCCCGCCGGTGCTGCTGATCGACGAGCTCGATCGCGCCGACGAGGCGTTCGAGGCGTACTTGCTCGAAATCCTCAGCGACTTCCAGGTGACGATTCCCGAATTCGGCACCGTGAAGGCGCCGAGTCCGCCGATCGTCATCATCACCTCCAACCGCACCCGCGAGATTCACGACGCGCTGAAGCGGCGCTGTCTGTATCACTGGGTCGATTATCCCGCCGCCGAGCGCGAGCTCGCCATCGTCAAGTCGCGCGTGCCGGGCATTTCCGCGAAGCTGTCGCAGCAGGTCGTGCGCTTCGTCCAGGCGCTGCGCAACCAGGATTTCTACAAGTCGCCGGGCGTCGCCGAGACCATCGATTGGGCCACCGCGCTGTCCGAGCTCGACGCCCGTTCGCTGACCCCGCAAGTGGTCGGCGACACGCTGGGCGCGCTGCTCAAGTACCAGGACGACATCACCCGGATGCAGGGCGACACCTTGCAGAAGGTGCTGAAGGAAGCGACGAGCGAGAATTGA
- a CDS encoding vWA domain-containing protein: protein MAINHLAPEQTEQFADNIVGFARALRAAGMPVGPGAVIDAMSALQVIDIGNRADVFTTLEAIFVKRHEHALIFKQAFNLFFRASEEWKHMLDSVPLPDEAKKKPQAGSRRVQEAMSRPRMTETPQHQEQDLRLSVSDKEILQKKDFAQMSAAEIAEALRAVERMRLPQAELLTRRHRPDPRGLRLDLRRTLRASLRTGGDIIDLHHLGRIEKPAPIVALLDISGSMSEYTRLFLHFLHAIGDARKRVSVFLFGTRLTNVTRALRQRDPDEALASCSASVEDWAGGTRISASLHNFNKLWARRVLSQGAIVLLISDGLEREADSRLAFEMDRLHRSCRRLIWLNPLLRFGGFEAKAQGIKMMLPHVDEFRPVHNLSSIQELITTLSRPLPPHHRSLIRSAA from the coding sequence ATGGCCATCAACCACCTTGCCCCGGAGCAGACCGAGCAGTTCGCCGACAACATCGTCGGCTTTGCCCGCGCGCTGCGTGCCGCGGGCATGCCGGTCGGGCCAGGCGCCGTCATCGACGCCATGAGCGCGCTGCAGGTGATCGACATCGGCAACCGTGCCGACGTCTTCACCACGCTGGAGGCGATCTTCGTCAAGCGCCACGAGCACGCGCTGATTTTCAAGCAGGCTTTCAACCTGTTCTTCCGCGCCTCCGAGGAATGGAAGCACATGCTGGATTCGGTGCCGCTGCCGGACGAGGCCAAGAAGAAGCCGCAAGCGGGCTCGCGCCGCGTGCAGGAAGCGATGTCGCGGCCGCGCATGACCGAGACGCCGCAGCATCAGGAGCAGGATCTGCGCCTGTCGGTCTCCGACAAGGAAATCCTTCAGAAGAAGGATTTTGCCCAGATGAGCGCCGCCGAGATCGCCGAGGCGCTGCGTGCCGTCGAGCGGATGCGGCTGCCGCAGGCCGAGCTCCTGACGCGCCGGCACCGGCCTGATCCGCGCGGGCTTCGTCTCGATTTGCGTCGCACGCTGCGTGCATCCTTGCGCACCGGCGGCGACATCATCGACCTCCATCACCTGGGGCGGATCGAGAAGCCGGCGCCGATCGTGGCGCTGCTCGACATCTCGGGCTCGATGAGCGAGTACACCCGTCTGTTCCTGCATTTCCTCCATGCCATCGGCGATGCGCGCAAGCGTGTCTCGGTGTTCCTGTTCGGCACCCGTCTCACCAATGTCACCCGCGCGCTGCGCCAGCGCGATCCCGATGAGGCGCTGGCGAGCTGCTCGGCCTCGGTCGAGGACTGGGCCGGCGGCACGCGGATCTCGGCCTCGCTGCACAACTTCAACAAGCTGTGGGCGCGTCGCGTGCTGAGCCAGGGCGCCATCGTGCTGCTGATCTCCGACGGGCTGGAGCGGGAGGCCGATTCCAGGCTTGCCTTCGAGATGGACCGGCTGCATCGGTCGTGCCGGCGGCTGATCTGGCTCAACCCGCTCTTGCGGTTCGGCGGCTTCGAGGCCAAGGCGCAGGGCATCAAAATGATGCTCCCGCACGTTGACGAATTCCGCCCGGTACATAATTTGAGTTCGATCCAGGAGCTGATCACGACGCTCTCCCGGCCGCTGCCGCCGCATCACCGCAGCCTGATCCGCTCCGCAGCTTGA
- a CDS encoding XdhC family protein — MLDRDEDILKAAEDWQKAGRGVALATVVETWGSAPRPAGSSLVINDEGTFLGSVSGGCVEGAVVTEAMDVIQSGKPRMLEFGVADETAWNVGLSCGGTIRVFVEKVG, encoded by the coding sequence ATGCTCGATCGCGACGAGGATATCCTGAAGGCGGCGGAGGACTGGCAGAAGGCCGGCCGTGGCGTCGCGCTGGCGACGGTCGTCGAGACCTGGGGCTCCGCGCCGCGCCCGGCGGGCTCTAGCCTCGTCATCAACGACGAGGGCACCTTCCTGGGCTCCGTCTCCGGCGGCTGCGTCGAGGGCGCCGTGGTCACCGAGGCCATGGACGTGATCCAGAGCGGCAAGCCGAGGATGCTGGAGTTCGGCGTCGCCGACGAGACCGCCTGGAATGTCGGGCTGTCCTGCGGCGGCACCATCCGCGTCTTCGTCGAGAAGGTCGGCTAG
- a CDS encoding XdhC family protein produces MKLEILHELNAERAARRPAILVTDTESGEQRLVKAADFAKDPLRAELDKQLRMGKSASVEAGGKKLFLNVYAPTAKLVIVGAVHISQALAPLARSLGYDVTVVDPRTAFASPERFPDIPLVAEWPDTALPPLDVDAYTAFVAVTHDPKIDDPALLHAFERNCFYIGALGSRKTHAKRGDRLRAQGAKESDIARIHAPIGLAIGAVSPSEIAVSIMAEITAVLRLPPKEKEVAA; encoded by the coding sequence GTGAAGCTCGAGATCCTGCACGAACTCAATGCCGAGCGGGCCGCACGCCGGCCGGCGATCCTGGTGACGGACACCGAGAGCGGCGAGCAGCGCCTGGTGAAGGCCGCCGATTTCGCCAAGGATCCGCTGCGGGCGGAGCTGGACAAGCAGCTCCGCATGGGCAAGAGCGCCAGTGTCGAGGCCGGCGGCAAAAAGCTGTTCCTCAACGTCTATGCACCGACCGCGAAGCTCGTCATCGTCGGCGCGGTCCATATCAGCCAGGCCCTGGCGCCGCTGGCGCGCTCGCTCGGCTACGACGTCACCGTCGTCGATCCGCGCACGGCATTTGCGAGCCCCGAGCGCTTCCCCGATATTCCGCTGGTGGCCGAATGGCCGGACACCGCGCTGCCGCCGCTCGATGTCGATGCCTACACGGCCTTCGTCGCGGTCACGCATGATCCCAAGATCGACGATCCGGCGCTGCTGCACGCCTTCGAGCGCAATTGCTTCTACATCGGCGCGCTCGGGTCCCGAAAAACGCACGCCAAGCGCGGCGACCGGTTGCGCGCGCAGGGTGCGAAGGAGAGCGACATCGCCCGCATCCACGCGCCCATCGGACTTGCGATCGGCGCGGTCTCTCCGTCCGAGATCGCGGTGTCGATCATGGCCGAGATCACGGCGGTGCTCCGGCTGCCTCCCAAGGAAAAAGAAGTAGCCGCATGA
- a CDS encoding molybdopterin-binding/glycosyltransferase family 2 protein, protein MKFGPASPRDAIGGVTVHTLRQGPLVLKKGTTIGPAEVEALERAGIKDIVVVRMEAGDVPEDVAAAGIALAVGGEGIHVERAFTGRANLFAARPGVLVIDRAAVDRINNIDEAITFATLSAYKPVVEGEMVGTVKIIPFGVEGSLRDAAVKAAGKDVLKIAPYVIQRVGVVSTLLPGLSSKVIDKTLRVTAERLAPAGASIIAERRVPHEEQALSAAIKELLALGAELVIVFGASAIADRRDVIPAAVTGIGGEIEHFGMPVDPGNLLLIARAGNVPVLGAPGCARSPVENGFDWVLMRLLAGIKVTRSELMGMGVGGLLMEIVTRPQPRATPEIEGNRQVAAIVLAAGRSTRMGGPNKLLAELDGKKLVRIATEQALASKASEVIVVTGHQTELVEQALQGLKVRFVKNPDFAGGIASSVKSGIAAVPETCDGAVVCLGDMPLIDAGLIDRLIDGFAPDRGNLIVVPVSEGRRGNPVLWSRRFFKELMTLDGDIGARHLIAKHTEAVAEVPVDGESAFLDIDTPQALEAARRG, encoded by the coding sequence ATGAAGTTCGGACCGGCGAGCCCCAGGGATGCGATCGGCGGGGTGACCGTCCACACCCTGCGTCAGGGACCGCTGGTGCTGAAGAAGGGCACGACGATCGGCCCCGCCGAGGTCGAGGCGCTCGAGCGTGCAGGCATCAAGGACATCGTCGTGGTGCGCATGGAGGCCGGTGACGTCCCCGAGGACGTTGCGGCCGCCGGCATCGCGCTCGCCGTCGGCGGCGAGGGCATCCATGTCGAACGCGCCTTCACCGGCCGCGCCAATCTGTTCGCCGCGCGCCCGGGCGTGCTGGTGATCGACCGCGCCGCGGTCGACCGCATCAACAATATCGACGAGGCCATCACCTTCGCCACGCTTTCCGCCTACAAGCCGGTGGTCGAAGGCGAGATGGTCGGCACCGTCAAGATCATCCCGTTCGGCGTCGAAGGCAGTTTGCGCGACGCTGCGGTGAAGGCCGCGGGCAAGGACGTGCTCAAAATCGCGCCTTACGTGATCCAGCGCGTCGGCGTGGTCTCGACCCTGCTGCCGGGCCTGTCCTCCAAGGTGATCGACAAGACGCTCCGTGTCACCGCCGAGCGGCTCGCGCCGGCCGGCGCCAGCATCATCGCCGAGCGGCGCGTTCCTCACGAGGAGCAGGCGCTGTCGGCCGCGATCAAGGAATTGCTGGCGTTAGGGGCCGAGCTCGTCATCGTGTTCGGAGCATCTGCGATTGCCGATCGCCGCGACGTCATCCCCGCGGCTGTCACCGGCATCGGCGGCGAGATCGAGCATTTCGGCATGCCGGTCGATCCCGGCAATCTGCTGCTGATCGCCCGCGCCGGCAATGTGCCGGTGCTGGGCGCGCCGGGCTGCGCGCGCTCGCCGGTCGAGAACGGCTTTGACTGGGTCTTGATGCGGCTTCTCGCCGGCATCAAGGTGACGCGCTCCGAGCTGATGGGCATGGGCGTCGGTGGTCTCCTGATGGAGATCGTCACGCGGCCGCAGCCGCGCGCCACGCCGGAGATCGAAGGTAATCGCCAGGTCGCCGCCATCGTGCTCGCGGCCGGCCGCTCCACGCGCATGGGCGGCCCGAACAAGCTGCTCGCCGAGCTCGATGGCAAGAAGCTGGTGCGGATCGCGACCGAGCAGGCACTGGCGTCGAAAGCATCCGAGGTGATCGTGGTCACCGGCCATCAGACCGAGCTGGTCGAGCAGGCCCTGCAAGGCCTGAAGGTGCGGTTTGTCAAGAATCCGGACTTCGCCGGCGGGATCGCGAGCTCGGTCAAATCAGGCATCGCTGCCGTCCCCGAAACTTGCGACGGCGCCGTGGTGTGCCTCGGCGACATGCCGCTGATCGATGCCGGCCTGATCGACCGCCTCATCGACGGCTTTGCGCCGGACCGCGGCAACCTCATCGTCGTGCCCGTCAGCGAAGGCCGCCGCGGCAACCCCGTGCTGTGGTCGCGCCGCTTCTTCAAGGAGTTGATGACGCTCGACGGCGATATCGGCGCGCGGCATTTGATCGCCAAGCACACGGAGGCAGTGGCCGAAGTGCCCGTGGACGGCGAGAGCGCCTTCCTCGATATCGACACGCCGCAGGCCTTGGAAGCGGCAAGACGCGGATGA
- a CDS encoding DUF4189 domain-containing protein, producing MASNVVARRCAMFCFVLSVAVTGARYMTDAHAAGAIAVGKCGAYGQAFDYGAETEARAAAQKQCKGDCTTVTMKRACAAMSVDLANPCGAYGYAVKPKISASLNAATRECYKYGGKECVIRAWACDAKG from the coding sequence ATGGCTTCGAATGTCGTCGCGCGGCGTTGCGCGATGTTTTGCTTTGTCTTGTCAGTTGCCGTCACGGGCGCCCGCTACATGACCGACGCCCACGCCGCAGGCGCCATTGCGGTCGGCAAGTGCGGCGCCTATGGCCAGGCCTTTGATTACGGCGCCGAGACCGAGGCGCGCGCCGCGGCGCAGAAGCAGTGCAAGGGCGATTGCACGACCGTGACGATGAAGCGCGCCTGCGCCGCGATGTCGGTCGATCTCGCCAATCCCTGCGGCGCTTATGGCTATGCCGTCAAGCCGAAGATCTCGGCGTCGCTCAATGCCGCCACGCGCGAGTGCTACAAATACGGCGGCAAGGAATGCGTGATCCGCGCCTGGGCCTGCGACGCGAAGGGTTGA
- a CDS encoding DUF2000 family protein → MQFDTKIAVVIRTDLQAWQKLNVASFLTSGIAAAFPECIGEAYEDASGTKYHALIGQPILIYGADGPALSRALERALARNVKPAVYTEDMFSTTHDAANREAVRAVARNDLNLVGIAMRAERKVIDKVIDGLKFHS, encoded by the coding sequence ATGCAATTCGATACCAAGATCGCAGTCGTGATCCGCACCGATCTTCAAGCCTGGCAGAAGCTCAACGTCGCGTCCTTTCTCACCAGCGGCATCGCCGCGGCTTTTCCCGAATGCATCGGCGAAGCCTATGAGGACGCCTCGGGCACGAAATATCATGCGTTGATCGGCCAGCCGATCCTGATCTATGGCGCCGACGGCCCGGCGTTGTCGCGCGCGCTGGAACGTGCGCTGGCGCGCAACGTCAAGCCGGCGGTCTATACCGAGGACATGTTCAGCACCACGCACGATGCCGCCAATCGCGAGGCGGTGAGGGCAGTGGCGCGCAACGATCTCAATCTCGTCGGCATCGCCATGCGCGCCGAACGCAAGGTGATCGACAAGGTCATCGACGGCCTCAAGTTCCATAGCTGA
- the adhP gene encoding alcohol dehydrogenase AdhP translates to MPTMKAAIVKQFGKPLVIEDVAVPQPGPGEVLVKVKACGVCHTDLHAASGDWPVKPVPPFIPGHEVAGTVAALGVGVKNLKVGDAVGVAWLHDACMACEYCETGWETLCEHQHNTGYSVNGGFAEYVIASAAFAAKLPATVDFAAIAPILCAGVTTYKGLKETEARPGEWVVISGVGGLGHVAIQYAKAMGLKVAAVDIADDKLELARETGADLAVNALVAGAVDKVLAATGGGAHGVLVTAVSTAAFAQALKMVRRKGTVSLVGLPPGEFPTPIFDVVLKRITVRGSIVGTRRDLDEAVAFAADGKVKAEVTKVPLAQINEVFDRMKAGKIDGRMVLDFG, encoded by the coding sequence ATGCCGACCATGAAAGCCGCGATCGTCAAGCAATTCGGCAAGCCGCTGGTGATCGAGGACGTGGCGGTGCCGCAGCCCGGTCCCGGTGAGGTTCTGGTCAAGGTCAAGGCGTGCGGCGTCTGCCACACCGATCTGCACGCAGCGTCCGGCGATTGGCCGGTGAAGCCGGTTCCGCCTTTCATTCCCGGCCATGAGGTCGCCGGGACAGTCGCCGCGCTCGGAGTTGGCGTGAAGAATCTGAAAGTGGGAGATGCCGTCGGCGTCGCCTGGCTGCATGACGCCTGCATGGCTTGCGAATATTGCGAGACCGGCTGGGAAACGCTGTGCGAGCACCAGCACAACACCGGCTACAGCGTCAACGGCGGCTTCGCCGAATATGTCATCGCTTCGGCCGCCTTTGCCGCAAAGCTGCCGGCGACGGTCGATTTCGCCGCCATCGCGCCGATCCTGTGCGCCGGCGTCACAACCTACAAGGGGTTGAAGGAGACCGAGGCTCGGCCCGGCGAGTGGGTGGTGATCTCAGGCGTTGGCGGGCTCGGCCATGTCGCGATTCAATATGCCAAGGCGATGGGGCTCAAGGTCGCGGCCGTCGACATCGCCGACGACAAGCTGGAGCTGGCGCGCGAAACCGGCGCCGATCTCGCGGTCAACGCCCTCGTAGCCGGCGCGGTCGACAAGGTTCTTGCGGCGACCGGCGGCGGGGCCCACGGCGTGCTGGTGACGGCGGTCTCGACCGCTGCTTTCGCCCAGGCGCTGAAGATGGTGCGCCGGAAGGGCACCGTCAGCCTCGTCGGCCTGCCGCCGGGCGAATTTCCGACGCCGATCTTCGATGTCGTGCTCAAGCGCATCACGGTGCGCGGCTCGATCGTCGGCACGAGGCGCGATCTCGACGAGGCCGTCGCATTCGCCGCCGACGGCAAGGTCAAGGCCGAAGTGACCAAGGTGCCGCTCGCGCAAATCAACGAGGTCTTCGACCGGATGAAGGCCGGCAAGATCGACGGCCGCATGGTGCTGGATTTCGGCTAG
- a CDS encoding GFA family protein — protein sequence MNKPYTGGCACGAIRYSIVGEPLFSNHCQCRDCQRESGSAHGSYATFARAGVTLTGDAKHWDMVADSGNVKTRGFCTQCGVPVYMTFAAQPDVFTVRAASFDEPARYKPQAVTFAARGHDWDQIDPSLTKFEGMPAG from the coding sequence ATGAACAAGCCCTATACCGGCGGCTGCGCCTGCGGCGCGATCCGCTATTCGATCGTCGGCGAGCCTCTGTTCAGCAATCACTGCCAGTGCCGCGACTGCCAACGCGAAAGCGGCAGTGCACATGGCTCGTACGCGACGTTCGCCCGGGCCGGCGTCACGCTGACCGGCGATGCCAAGCATTGGGACATGGTCGCCGACAGCGGCAACGTGAAGACGCGCGGCTTCTGCACGCAATGCGGCGTGCCGGTGTACATGACCTTCGCAGCGCAGCCCGACGTCTTCACCGTCCGCGCTGCGAGCTTCGACGAGCCCGCCCGCTACAAGCCGCAGGCGGTCACGTTCGCCGCGCGCGGCCATGATTGGGATCAGATCGACCCCAGCCTGACGAAGTTCGAGGGCATGCCCGCCGGATAA